The Acidimicrobiia bacterium genome includes a window with the following:
- a CDS encoding transglycosylase domain-containing protein has product MTAEDGGQVEVVAVTGALRRVGTATLSLGRVAGAAAWDTVRRQRRRGWTWLRTDGAARLRRARRAVRRASPKVLVTTVVGGTAVGVLVAALAANLSTFAHAASYRSTTERLRPLSLPSTVYASNGAPLAALGLEDRQPVGFDDLPAVLVNAVVATEDHTFWTNPGVDPAGLVRAFVDDVGSGRVRQGGSTITQQLVKTRILDPRRDLQKKVTESVLALRLNRRMSKRQIFTEYVNTVYFGEGAYGVQSAAARFFLTQDPGATAPRGKEPRELTLPEAALLAGLIANPSGFDPFTHPVPARARRHDVLQRMVAEGYATPVLAAAADLVPLPAVPPPAPDLRPRDLWVAEVQQRLLADPRLGATLRDRVQLVLRGGLRVVTTLDPTAQFLAQSSIGSVLPNQPPFTAAVVSMDPTTGKVRAMAGGPGFERLQYNLATHPPGRQPGSTYKVVTLAAALEAGYSPDDTVNGSSPCSAFRPGFPPWSTVNAEPGGGTLSLRDAAVNSVNCAFAHVIASLGPPAVVSMAHRLGITGPVPAYLPITLGVAEATPLEMATVVSTLADEGVRHTPTFIERVVGPDGKVYIDNTQPAGQRVLDPAVADCETDILRGVIQRGTGTRAQLPGRDAAGKTGTTDDHGDAWFIGFTPQLATAVWMGATTGRVPMTDVGGIDVFGGTYPAEIWQAYMSAELAGQPAPPLPAPGPVCGRPGAPISDPGRGAPGGVGG; this is encoded by the coding sequence GTGACCGCGGAGGACGGCGGGCAGGTCGAGGTCGTCGCGGTCACCGGCGCCCTCCGCCGGGTGGGGACCGCGACCCTCAGCCTCGGCCGCGTCGCGGGCGCCGCGGCGTGGGACACCGTCCGCCGGCAGCGGCGGCGCGGGTGGACCTGGCTGCGCACCGACGGCGCCGCCCGGCTGCGCCGGGCTCGACGGGCGGTCCGACGGGCGAGCCCCAAGGTCCTGGTGACGACCGTCGTCGGCGGGACCGCGGTCGGCGTGCTCGTCGCCGCCCTGGCCGCCAACCTGTCCACGTTCGCGCACGCGGCCAGCTACCGGTCGACCACCGAGCGGCTCCGACCGTTGTCGCTGCCCTCGACGGTGTACGCGTCGAACGGCGCCCCGCTCGCCGCGCTCGGGCTCGAGGATCGCCAGCCCGTGGGCTTCGACGACCTCCCGGCCGTGCTCGTGAACGCCGTGGTCGCCACCGAGGACCACACCTTCTGGACCAACCCCGGGGTCGACCCCGCGGGGCTGGTCCGGGCCTTCGTCGACGACGTCGGCTCCGGGCGAGTGCGGCAGGGCGGCTCGACCATCACCCAGCAGCTGGTGAAGACGCGGATCCTCGACCCCCGCCGGGACCTGCAGAAGAAGGTGACGGAGTCGGTGCTCGCCCTCCGGCTCAACCGACGGATGTCGAAGCGCCAGATCTTCACCGAGTACGTCAACACCGTCTACTTCGGGGAGGGCGCCTACGGCGTGCAGTCGGCCGCGGCGCGGTTCTTCCTGACCCAGGATCCCGGGGCCACCGCCCCGCGCGGGAAGGAGCCGCGGGAGCTGACCCTCCCGGAGGCGGCGCTGCTGGCCGGGCTCATCGCCAACCCGTCGGGCTTCGACCCGTTCACCCACCCGGTCCCGGCTCGGGCCCGCCGCCACGACGTCCTGCAGCGCATGGTGGCCGAGGGCTACGCCACCCCGGTCTTGGCGGCGGCCGCGGACCTGGTGCCGCTGCCCGCCGTGCCGCCGCCGGCTCCCGATCTGCGGCCCCGCGACCTGTGGGTGGCCGAGGTCCAGCAGCGGCTCCTCGCCGACCCGCGGCTCGGGGCGACGCTGCGCGACCGGGTGCAGCTGGTCCTCCGCGGCGGGCTGCGCGTCGTCACGACGCTGGACCCGACGGCGCAGTTCCTGGCCCAGAGCTCGATCGGCAGCGTGTTGCCGAACCAGCCGCCGTTCACCGCCGCCGTCGTGTCGATGGACCCGACCACCGGCAAGGTGCGCGCGATGGCGGGCGGACCGGGTTTCGAGCGGCTCCAGTACAACCTCGCCACCCACCCGCCGGGGCGGCAGCCGGGATCGACGTACAAGGTCGTCACCCTCGCCGCCGCGCTCGAGGCCGGCTACTCGCCGGACGACACCGTGAACGGCAGCTCGCCGTGCTCCGCGTTCCGCCCCGGGTTCCCGCCGTGGTCGACCGTGAACGCCGAACCGGGCGGCGGCACCCTGTCCCTTCGCGACGCTGCGGTCAACTCGGTCAACTGCGCGTTCGCGCACGTCATCGCCAGCCTCGGGCCTCCGGCGGTCGTGAGCATGGCCCACCGGCTCGGGATCACCGGGCCGGTGCCCGCCTACCTGCCGATCACGCTCGGCGTCGCCGAGGCGACGCCGCTCGAGATGGCCACCGTCGTCAGCACCCTCGCCGACGAGGGCGTGCGCCACACACCGACGTTCATCGAGCGGGTCGTGGGACCGGACGGCAAGGTCTACATCGACAACACCCAGCCGGCGGGCCAGCGGGTCCTCGACCCGGCCGTCGCCGACTGCGAGACCGATATCCTCCGCGGGGTCATCCAGCGCGGGACCGGCACCCGGGCCCAGCTGCCCGGACGGGACGCCGCCGGCAAGACGGGCACGACCGACGACCACGGGGACGCCTGGTTCATCGGGTTCACGCCGCAGCTCGCCACCGCGGTGTGGATGGGGGCGACGACGGGTCGGGTCCCGATGACCGACGTCGGGGGGATCGACGTGTTCGGCGGCACCTACCCGGCCGAGATCTGGCAGGCGTACATGAGCGCCGAGCTGGCGGGCCAGCCGGCGCCGCCGCTGCCGGCGCCCGGGCCGGTGTGCGGCCGACCGGGCGCGCCGATCAGCGACCCGGGCCGGGGCGCGCCGGGCGGCGTGGGCGGGTAG
- a CDS encoding ABC transporter substrate-binding protein yields MRKNLGRILWILAAATLAIGTSVSPVAAAGHGAKAPPTVPGFDGHTIKLGVITPLSGIAAVIGKPLTNGNQVYWDSVNAKGGVAGKYRVQLVQQDSQYMVSNALQGYDQIKDNVVAFDQVLGTQIVQAVLQRLKADGLVAAPATLDSLWVKVPQLVPVGAPYQVEAVNGFDYYIKHGGQGKKICAIAQDDQYGAAGLQGLSFAGSKLKFKTAVTVRFATGSDVSAQVGQLADAKCDAVFLASVPNDTLSIVTKMIGRNFTPQVLGLGPTWLSGFEASPDQGDFYAKHFWLLSEGPAWGDTTVPGMARMLSDVQQFSPTQKPDQYFAFGYAESWGVDQVLEQAVKNGDLSHAGIQKAVQQIPKLTFQNLIGDYTYGPASKRNPPRDTTISRIVNGKPIGLDILQPAFVSAEAGQLKF; encoded by the coding sequence ATGCGGAAGAACCTGGGCCGGATCCTGTGGATCCTGGCTGCGGCGACCCTCGCGATCGGCACCTCGGTGTCGCCGGTGGCCGCGGCCGGTCACGGAGCGAAGGCGCCGCCGACGGTGCCGGGCTTCGACGGTCACACCATCAAGCTCGGGGTGATCACGCCGCTCAGCGGCATCGCCGCCGTCATCGGCAAGCCACTGACCAACGGCAACCAGGTGTACTGGGACTCCGTGAACGCCAAGGGCGGCGTCGCCGGCAAGTACCGGGTCCAGCTGGTCCAGCAGGACAGCCAGTACATGGTCTCGAACGCGTTACAGGGCTACGACCAGATCAAGGACAACGTCGTCGCCTTCGACCAGGTCCTCGGGACCCAGATCGTGCAGGCGGTCCTGCAGCGGCTCAAGGCCGACGGCCTCGTGGCCGCCCCGGCGACCCTCGACTCGCTGTGGGTGAAGGTGCCGCAGCTGGTCCCGGTCGGCGCGCCCTACCAGGTCGAGGCCGTGAACGGCTTCGACTACTACATCAAGCACGGCGGCCAGGGGAAGAAGATCTGCGCCATCGCCCAGGACGACCAGTACGGCGCCGCCGGGCTGCAGGGCCTGAGCTTCGCGGGGTCGAAGCTGAAGTTCAAGACGGCGGTGACGGTGCGGTTCGCGACCGGCTCGGACGTGAGCGCCCAGGTGGGCCAGCTGGCCGACGCCAAGTGCGACGCCGTGTTCCTGGCGTCGGTGCCGAACGACACCCTGTCGATCGTCACGAAGATGATCGGTCGGAACTTCACGCCGCAGGTGCTCGGGCTCGGGCCGACGTGGCTCTCGGGATTCGAGGCCAGCCCCGACCAGGGCGACTTCTACGCCAAGCACTTCTGGCTGCTCTCTGAGGGTCCGGCCTGGGGCGACACGACCGTGCCCGGCATGGCGAGGATGCTCAGCGACGTGCAGCAGTTCTCGCCGACCCAGAAGCCGGACCAGTACTTCGCGTTCGGCTACGCGGAATCCTGGGGCGTCGACCAGGTGCTCGAGCAGGCCGTGAAGAACGGGGACCTCAGCCACGCGGGGATCCAGAAGGCCGTGCAGCAGATCCCGAAGCTGACGTTCCAGAACCTGATCGGCGACTACACCTACGGGCCCGCCTCGAAGCGGAACCCGCCCCGCGACACCACGATCTCGCGGATCGTGAACGGGAAGCCGATCGGCCTGGACATCCTCCAGCCGGCGTTCGTGTCGGCGGAGGCCGGCCAGCTGAAGTTCTAG
- a CDS encoding RNA polymerase sigma factor gives MPVDDDDAALARRAGRGDDGALAVLLERHADRVHALCRRVIGDPDDALDATQEALIAVARGIGRFDGRSAFTTWLYRVATNAALDELRRRRRRPRPAGDVPDSQAGAAAIDDAVADRVDVDRALGELPGEFRVAVVLRDLCDLDYAAIAAVLQVPVGTVRSRIARGRAALRAAVGNPVTAPRRPRCDDD, from the coding sequence ATGCCCGTCGATGACGACGACGCGGCGCTGGCCCGCCGAGCCGGGCGCGGCGACGATGGCGCGCTCGCGGTCCTGCTCGAGCGACACGCGGACCGGGTCCACGCCCTCTGCCGACGGGTGATCGGCGATCCCGACGACGCCCTCGACGCGACGCAGGAAGCCTTGATCGCCGTGGCTCGCGGGATCGGGCGCTTCGACGGCCGGTCGGCGTTCACGACCTGGCTCTACCGCGTCGCGACCAACGCCGCGCTGGACGAGCTCCGGCGGCGCCGGCGCCGCCCGCGTCCGGCCGGCGACGTCCCGGACTCTCAGGCGGGGGCGGCCGCGATCGACGACGCGGTCGCCGACCGCGTCGACGTGGACCGCGCCCTCGGTGAGCTGCCGGGGGAGTTCCGCGTCGCGGTCGTGCTGCGCGACCTCTGCGACCTCGACTACGCGGCGATCGCAGCCGTCCTGCAGGTGCCGGTGGGCACGGTTCGGTCTCGGATCGCACGGGGACGCGCCGCGCTCCGAGCGGCCGTCGGGAACCCCGTCACGGCCCCGCGACGTCCAAGGTGCGACGATGACTGA
- a CDS encoding branched-chain amino acid ABC transporter permease: MARANRAMVRSYADDLRLFPTWTKRAFLVLLAALYLFLPLFVDNLWANVFALAGITAIGAIGLNLLTGYTGQPSLGHAAFIGLGAFTAAYLGGGRLLGSPPHGYNLNLWVYLIIAMILGGVVGFVIGLPALRLRGNYLVIVTLGLVYLALYLWQKWTTVTGGNAGTAMPPKADVYNIAGHKLNLLGNFKVFGQSMGPKQGLMYLAWGIVAVVAILVKNIVRSRPGRALQAVRDRDVAAEVVGVSLFRYKIGAFVISSAIAALAGALYGLYLGYLTPDETSLGITLSITFLAIIVVGGIGTMYGPVLGAVLIGALPKLIDQYATSLPLISGIVVTDPAKSGLSKGALSTIIYALLIIIFLVFEPRGMAGIWRRVQAYFRSWPFRY; encoded by the coding sequence ATGGCTCGAGCCAACCGCGCCATGGTCCGCAGCTACGCCGACGACCTGCGCCTGTTCCCGACCTGGACGAAGCGCGCCTTCCTCGTCCTGCTGGCGGCGCTGTACCTGTTCCTGCCGTTGTTCGTCGACAACCTGTGGGCGAACGTGTTCGCGCTGGCCGGGATCACCGCCATCGGCGCGATCGGCCTGAACCTGCTCACCGGGTACACGGGCCAGCCCTCGCTCGGGCACGCCGCGTTCATCGGGCTCGGCGCGTTCACCGCCGCCTACCTCGGCGGCGGCCGCCTGCTCGGCTCGCCGCCCCATGGGTACAACCTCAACCTGTGGGTCTACCTGATCATCGCCATGATCCTCGGCGGGGTGGTGGGGTTCGTGATCGGGCTGCCGGCTCTGCGGCTGCGCGGCAACTACCTGGTGATCGTGACGCTCGGCCTCGTCTACCTGGCGCTGTACCTGTGGCAGAAGTGGACGACGGTCACGGGCGGGAACGCCGGCACCGCGATGCCGCCCAAGGCCGACGTCTACAACATCGCCGGCCACAAGCTGAACCTGCTCGGCAACTTCAAGGTGTTCGGCCAGTCGATGGGGCCGAAGCAGGGCCTCATGTACCTGGCCTGGGGAATCGTGGCGGTCGTGGCGATCCTGGTCAAGAACATCGTGCGCAGCCGTCCCGGCCGCGCGCTCCAGGCCGTGCGCGACCGCGACGTCGCCGCCGAGGTCGTCGGCGTGAGCCTGTTCCGGTACAAGATCGGCGCCTTCGTGATCTCGAGCGCCATCGCGGCGCTCGCCGGCGCGCTGTACGGCCTCTACCTCGGCTACCTGACCCCCGACGAGACCTCCCTCGGCATCACGCTGTCGATCACCTTCCTCGCCATCATCGTGGTCGGCGGCATCGGGACCATGTACGGGCCGGTCCTGGGGGCGGTGCTGATCGGCGCCCTCCCGAAGCTCATCGACCAGTACGCCACCTCGCTCCCGCTCATCAGCGGGATCGTGGTGACCGACCCGGCCAAGAGCGGGCTGAGCAAGGGCGCCCTCAGCACCATCATCTACGCCCTGCTCATCATCATCTTCCTGGTCTTCGAGCCCCGGGGGATGGCCGGGATTTGGCGCCGGGTTCAGGCATACTTCCGTTCCTGGCCCTTCCGGTACTGA
- a CDS encoding DUF2330 domain-containing protein — MRRLFVLVVAALGLVAVGGSYAWACGSLVAPNGAVRLVRTTTLAAYHAGVEHYVTNFQFVSPKQSFGSIIPLPAAPTDVRRGGDWTLQRLEREVTPLSLEAGSQRPAAASGVQVLQQVRIDALDVTVLRGGGTAVAAWTARQGFALTPDTPAVLDFYSRRSPYFLAAKYDASAAVARGLRTGDGIPVQLTIPVREPWVPLRILATGKPADEVVNADVFLLTDRKPDLLTGQGLQLVRSEAAPPGLLGDLRADRATSWVPSQGWLSFLRLAQPAGRLGYDLAVGVGHPARPADAGVPAAVLDAPGSLGPGAVAWSAIAVGAIAAAAAVLVGRRASRRSARAATSRG; from the coding sequence ATGCGACGCCTGTTCGTGCTGGTGGTGGCGGCCCTCGGCCTGGTGGCCGTCGGGGGCTCGTACGCGTGGGCGTGCGGCAGCCTGGTGGCCCCGAACGGGGCGGTGCGGCTCGTCCGCACCACCACCCTGGCCGCCTACCACGCCGGGGTGGAGCACTACGTGACGAACTTCCAGTTCGTGAGCCCGAAGCAGTCGTTCGGCTCGATCATCCCGCTGCCGGCGGCGCCGACGGACGTACGACGCGGCGGCGACTGGACCCTGCAGCGACTCGAGCGCGAGGTCACGCCCCTGAGCCTCGAGGCCGGCTCGCAACGGCCGGCGGCCGCCTCGGGTGTGCAGGTCCTCCAGCAGGTGCGGATCGACGCCCTCGACGTGACCGTCCTGCGCGGTGGCGGCACGGCGGTCGCGGCGTGGACGGCGCGGCAGGGCTTCGCGCTGACGCCCGACACGCCCGCGGTGCTCGACTTCTACTCGCGGCGGTCGCCGTACTTCCTGGCCGCGAAGTACGACGCGTCGGCCGCAGTCGCTCGCGGCCTCCGGACCGGCGACGGGATCCCGGTGCAGCTGACGATCCCCGTGAGGGAGCCGTGGGTCCCCCTGCGCATCCTCGCCACCGGGAAGCCGGCCGACGAGGTCGTGAACGCCGACGTGTTCTTGCTCACCGACCGCAAGCCCGATCTCCTCACCGGCCAGGGGCTGCAGCTCGTGCGCTCGGAGGCGGCGCCGCCCGGGCTGCTCGGCGACCTCCGGGCCGACCGCGCCACGAGCTGGGTCCCGTCGCAGGGGTGGCTGAGCTTCCTGCGCCTGGCGCAACCGGCGGGCCGGCTCGGGTACGACCTCGCCGTCGGGGTCGGGCACCCGGCGCGACCCGCGGACGCAGGGGTGCCGGCCGCGGTGCTCGACGCGCCGGGATCGCTCGGTCCGGGTGCCGTGGCGTGGTCGGCGATCGCGGTCGGCGCCATTGCGGCGGCGGCGGCGGTGCTCGTCGGCCGCCGGGCGTCTCGGCGGTCAGCCCGCGCCGCGACCAGCCGCGGCTGA
- a CDS encoding acyl-CoA thioesterase domain-containing protein — translation MADGDLDGVVAETIDSLRVRVDGEGWIGDAPDWFGERLFGGFVVGQAVAAAVETTPTGRRLHSLHGYFLRSVVAGRPLSYRAAALREGRSFTTRRLDAAQDGRAVFSMLCSFGPDTDGYEYELPLGFDAPEPDELDPVVGPGPWVKAEIGPTPPGPGGTYRSTSRAWLRVGARLPDDAGLHAALIAFATDMTGTGGRPRHLEGTVEGMVSLDHAVWFHRPLRADEWLLYDVHSLVNTAGRGLLRGTMHGPDGRLGVSVAQEMVLRPVAPAPT, via the coding sequence ATGGCCGACGGCGACCTCGACGGGGTGGTGGCCGAGACCATCGACTCCCTGCGGGTCCGGGTCGACGGCGAGGGCTGGATCGGCGACGCGCCCGACTGGTTCGGCGAGCGCCTCTTCGGCGGGTTCGTCGTCGGCCAGGCCGTCGCGGCCGCCGTCGAGACCACGCCGACCGGTCGTCGGCTCCACTCGCTGCACGGGTACTTCCTGCGGTCCGTCGTCGCGGGCCGGCCGCTGTCGTACCGCGCCGCCGCCCTCCGGGAGGGTCGCTCGTTCACGACCCGGCGCCTCGACGCGGCCCAGGACGGCCGCGCTGTGTTCTCGATGCTCTGCTCGTTCGGGCCCGACACCGACGGCTACGAGTATGAGCTGCCGCTCGGGTTCGACGCGCCCGAACCCGACGAGCTGGACCCGGTGGTCGGGCCCGGGCCGTGGGTCAAGGCCGAGATCGGCCCGACGCCGCCGGGACCCGGCGGCACCTACCGGTCCACGAGCCGGGCGTGGTTGCGCGTCGGTGCCCGGCTGCCCGACGACGCCGGCCTCCACGCCGCCCTGATCGCCTTCGCGACCGACATGACCGGGACCGGCGGCCGCCCGCGCCACCTCGAGGGGACGGTCGAGGGGATGGTGAGCCTCGACCACGCGGTGTGGTTCCACCGGCCCTTACGCGCCGACGAGTGGCTGCTCTACGACGTGCACTCCCTGGTGAACACGGCCGGCCGGGGGCTGCTCCGCGGGACCATGCACGGTCCCGACGGGCGCCTTGGCGTGTCCGTCGCCCAGGAGATGGTGCTTCGCCCCGTCGCTCCGGCCCCGACCTGA
- a CDS encoding site-2 protease family protein produces MRESIRLGRILGIPVGVNWTLLAILGLLTYDLALGLPGGPTVAAVAVAGLAAVVFFGSVLLHELAHSVVARRYGLRVDGITLWLLGGVSRLEGEAPSAGAAARIAVAGPAVSLALAVGFGVFAIAAAGLGLPAVIGAGVGWLAVINGVVAVFNLVPAAPLDGGRILGAALWAHYRDRDRGQLGAARAGRVFGWVLIGLGIWGFLSGAGIFGLWPAVLGWFVLSLADAEARYYRLRQSTRGRTVGEAMTPVTSGEPGWLTVDGFLDHVGGAHARGFVVDQWGGGPAAFVTGDTLRSVPAAARGSTRVLDVARPLHGVPVVHRGDDLLDAWARTSGPRPMLVVQDGGDIVGVVTPEDLQRAGAPTELRHGAAR; encoded by the coding sequence ATGCGAGAGAGCATTCGGCTCGGACGGATCCTCGGGATCCCCGTCGGCGTGAACTGGACGCTGCTGGCGATCCTGGGCCTCTTGACCTACGACCTGGCCCTGGGGCTCCCCGGCGGACCCACCGTGGCCGCCGTGGCCGTGGCCGGTCTGGCCGCGGTCGTGTTCTTCGGGTCGGTGCTGCTGCACGAGCTGGCGCACTCGGTGGTCGCCCGCCGGTACGGGCTCCGGGTCGACGGGATCACCCTGTGGCTGCTCGGCGGCGTGTCGCGCCTCGAGGGCGAGGCGCCGTCCGCCGGCGCCGCGGCCCGCATCGCCGTCGCCGGCCCCGCCGTGAGCCTGGCGCTCGCGGTCGGGTTCGGGGTCTTCGCGATCGCCGCCGCCGGCCTCGGCCTCCCCGCCGTCATCGGCGCGGGCGTCGGCTGGCTGGCGGTGATCAACGGCGTCGTGGCCGTCTTCAACCTCGTGCCGGCGGCTCCCCTCGACGGCGGCCGCATCCTCGGCGCGGCGCTCTGGGCCCACTACCGGGACCGCGACCGCGGGCAGCTCGGCGCCGCCCGCGCCGGGCGGGTGTTCGGCTGGGTCCTGATCGGCCTCGGGATCTGGGGGTTTCTCTCCGGTGCCGGCATCTTCGGCCTGTGGCCGGCGGTGCTCGGGTGGTTCGTGCTGAGCCTCGCCGACGCCGAGGCCCGCTACTACCGTCTGCGCCAGTCGACCCGAGGTCGGACCGTGGGCGAGGCCATGACCCCGGTCACGTCGGGCGAGCCCGGTTGGCTCACCGTCGACGGGTTCCTCGACCACGTCGGCGGTGCGCACGCGCGCGGGTTCGTCGTCGACCAGTGGGGCGGAGGTCCCGCCGCGTTCGTGACCGGCGACACCCTCCGCAGCGTCCCGGCGGCGGCACGCGGCAGCACCCGAGTGCTCGACGTGGCGCGGCCGCTCCACGGCGTGCCGGTCGTGCACCGAGGCGACGACCTGCTCGACGCGTGGGCGCGGACCTCGGGGCCCCGGCCGATGCTCGTCGTGCAGGACGGGGGCGACATCGTCGGCGTCGTGACCCCCGAGGATCTGCAGCGGGCGGGCGCGCCCACCGAGCTGCGCCACGGCGCGGCCCGCTGA
- a CDS encoding M48 family metallopeptidase, with protein MSHIGPARAMLLGAERGDGVAQRHDLTAQIGANKRRTVYLMAGFLVLVAAAVVAFDVAFQFGPAFIVIAFVIAIAFVWGSYFYSDRITIAAARGKEADPNEYRQLHDIVEELCIGVGLPKPRIYIVDDPAPNAFATGRNPAHAAVAVTTGLLQIMNRTELEGVLAHELSHVHNYDILISTIAVTLVGFIALLSDFGLRLLLFGGLGGRDRNGGDSEATIFILAFSLIFIILAPIGATLMQLAVSRRREALADVSGVYITRNPQGLISALEKLKASSTVVQHAPAATAHMWIASPLEKEAKDAHGWFNRLFETHPPLDDRIAALQEVAGTIPPATA; from the coding sequence ATGTCACACATCGGCCCGGCGCGGGCCATGCTGCTCGGAGCAGAAAGGGGAGACGGCGTGGCCCAGCGACATGACCTCACGGCCCAGATCGGCGCCAACAAGCGGCGCACCGTGTACCTGATGGCGGGGTTCCTCGTGCTCGTGGCCGCCGCCGTCGTCGCCTTCGACGTCGCCTTCCAGTTCGGTCCCGCCTTCATCGTCATCGCCTTCGTGATCGCCATCGCCTTCGTCTGGGGGAGCTACTTCTACTCCGACCGCATCACCATCGCGGCGGCGCGCGGCAAGGAGGCCGACCCCAACGAGTACCGGCAGCTCCACGACATCGTGGAGGAGCTGTGCATCGGCGTCGGCCTGCCGAAGCCGCGGATCTACATCGTCGACGACCCGGCCCCGAACGCCTTCGCAACCGGGCGGAACCCGGCCCACGCGGCGGTGGCGGTCACCACCGGCTTGCTCCAGATCATGAACCGGACCGAGCTCGAGGGCGTCCTCGCCCACGAGCTGAGCCACGTCCACAACTACGACATCCTGATCTCCACCATCGCCGTCACCCTCGTCGGGTTCATCGCCCTCCTCTCCGACTTCGGGCTGCGGCTCCTCCTGTTCGGCGGGCTCGGCGGCCGCGACCGGAACGGCGGGGACAGCGAGGCCACGATCTTCATACTTGCGTTCTCGCTCATCTTCATCATCCTCGCCCCGATCGGGGCGACGCTCATGCAGCTCGCCGTTTCGCGGCGTCGGGAGGCGCTCGCCGACGTGTCCGGCGTCTACATCACCCGCAACCCGCAGGGGCTCATCTCGGCGCTCGAGAAGCTGAAGGCCAGCTCCACGGTGGTGCAGCACGCGCCGGCCGCCACCGCGCACATGTGGATCGCGTCGCCGCTCGAGAAGGAGGCCAAGGACGCCCACGGCTGGTTCAACCGCCTCTTCGAGACCCACCCGCCGCTCGACGACCGGATCGCGGCGCTCCAGGAGGTGGCCGGGACGATCCCGCCCGCCACCGCCTGA
- a CDS encoding branched-chain amino acid ABC transporter permease produces MTKFFSLLGDGLALGAVYALVALGFVVIYRATRIINFAQGGLVVFGAFLVYQAEHTWGLPFWVSAVFAMACCAAIGAAFEALVLRRMIGQPIFAVILITIGLFLLVEPVTTTVWHNPPGGVLTPWRLHTVRLGDVRILQVNIATVVLGAVVLGAFFLLFRYTRAGLAMRATAVDQEAALAQGISVRQIFALSWAIAGAVAVVGGMMLAGGAGPAPGLSVSLSLIALRAFPAIILGGLDSPGGAVVGGLIIGVAQVMTGGYVPAQFPALGPEFADVVPYIIMFLVLLVRPYGLFGTRDVQRV; encoded by the coding sequence GTGACGAAGTTCTTCAGCCTCCTCGGCGACGGGCTCGCGCTGGGCGCCGTGTACGCGCTCGTGGCCCTCGGGTTCGTGGTCATCTACCGCGCCACCCGGATCATCAACTTCGCCCAGGGCGGCCTCGTGGTCTTCGGCGCCTTCCTCGTCTACCAGGCCGAGCACACCTGGGGGCTGCCGTTCTGGGTCAGCGCCGTCTTCGCGATGGCGTGCTGCGCCGCGATCGGGGCCGCGTTCGAGGCCCTCGTGCTCCGCCGGATGATCGGCCAGCCCATCTTCGCGGTGATCCTCATCACCATCGGGCTGTTCCTGCTCGTCGAGCCCGTCACCACCACGGTCTGGCACAACCCGCCCGGGGGCGTGCTGACCCCCTGGCGGCTGCACACCGTCCGGCTCGGCGACGTGCGCATTCTCCAGGTCAACATCGCCACCGTCGTGCTCGGCGCCGTCGTGCTCGGCGCCTTCTTCCTCCTCTTCCGCTACACGCGCGCGGGGCTGGCGATGCGGGCCACGGCCGTCGACCAGGAGGCCGCGCTGGCGCAGGGCATCAGCGTCCGCCAGATCTTCGCCCTCTCCTGGGCCATCGCCGGGGCGGTGGCGGTGGTCGGGGGGATGATGCTGGCCGGCGGCGCCGGCCCCGCGCCCGGCCTGAGCGTGAGCCTCAGCCTGATCGCGCTGCGGGCCTTCCCCGCCATCATCCTCGGCGGCCTCGACTCGCCGGGCGGGGCGGTCGTCGGTGGCCTCATCATCGGCGTGGCCCAGGTGATGACCGGCGGGTACGTCCCGGCCCAGTTCCCAGCGCTCGGCCCCGAGTTCGCCGACGTCGTCCCGTACATCATCATGTTCTTGGTGCTGCTCGTGCGCCCCTACGGGCTGTTCGGCACGCGAGACGTCCAGAGGGTCTGA